The following are encoded together in the Streptomyces sp. NBC_00358 genome:
- a CDS encoding sigma-70 family RNA polymerase sigma factor — MVAADLMARARAGDGQAFRELAEPYLRELQVHCYRMLGSFEDAEDALQNTLLTAWQSLGGFEGRASLRTWLYRIATHRCLDERRAAARRPAKEWGVDVGDEWPEPTWLGEVPWLRPLPGALLEGAGEVPLGPEARYEQTESISLAFVTALQVLPPRQLAVLILRDVLGFPASEVADMLDSTVASVNSALKRSRAGLRSRLLPTAGHEPPPAVGSPAEDAIVAKFVHAWESADMGALVALLTDDVFVSMPPIPFEYKGRDVVARFCGAIFDAGRRFDLVPSRANGQPAFGAYLRDANGASHGVGLYVLTLSGDRICAMTRFDDKVLPAFGLPLSVPSR; from the coding sequence ATGGTGGCAGCCGATCTGATGGCGAGGGCGCGGGCCGGGGACGGGCAGGCGTTCCGGGAACTGGCCGAGCCCTACCTTCGGGAGCTGCAGGTGCACTGCTATCGCATGCTCGGATCCTTCGAGGACGCTGAGGACGCCCTTCAGAACACGCTGCTGACCGCCTGGCAGAGCCTCGGCGGGTTCGAAGGACGCGCCTCGCTGCGCACCTGGCTGTACCGGATCGCCACCCATCGCTGTCTCGACGAACGTCGCGCGGCCGCTCGGCGCCCGGCCAAGGAGTGGGGCGTGGACGTGGGGGACGAATGGCCCGAGCCGACCTGGCTCGGTGAGGTCCCCTGGCTGCGGCCGCTTCCCGGCGCCCTCCTGGAGGGCGCGGGCGAGGTGCCGCTCGGCCCGGAGGCCCGCTACGAGCAGACCGAATCCATCTCGCTGGCCTTCGTGACCGCCCTTCAGGTCCTGCCGCCCCGCCAGCTCGCCGTGCTCATCCTGCGCGATGTGCTGGGGTTCCCGGCGAGCGAGGTGGCCGACATGCTGGACTCGACCGTCGCATCGGTCAACAGCGCACTCAAACGGTCCCGCGCCGGCCTGCGGAGTCGGCTGCTGCCGACGGCGGGCCACGAACCACCTCCGGCCGTCGGCTCGCCCGCCGAGGACGCGATCGTGGCGAAGTTCGTCCATGCGTGGGAGTCGGCCGACATGGGTGCGCTGGTGGCCCTCCTGACCGACGACGTCTTCGTGTCGATGCCACCGATTCCCTTCGAGTACAAGGGTCGAGACGTCGTGGCGCGGTTCTGCGGCGCCATCTTCGACGCCGGCCGGAGGTTCGACCTCGTCCCGTCGCGAGCCAACGGCCAGCCGGCATTCGGGGCCTACCTGCGCGATGCCAACGGCGCCAGCCACGGGGTCGGCCTCTACGTCCTCACTCTGTCCGGCGATCGGATCTGCGCCATGACCCGATTCGACGACAAGGTGCTCCCCGCGTTCGGGCTGCCCCTATCAGTCCCGAGCCGGTAG
- a CDS encoding dihydrofolate reductase family protein, which translates to MGKIVMSGPQNVSLDGVVQDPDGAEGFELGGWFVQFGGSDLEEWNKIALEEALRAEAWLLGRKSYEFFGARWRPRAGELADRLNSMPKYVVSSTLDEPDWNNTTVLRGDVLTEVSKLKQELDGEIVVPASYRLGHTLIEHDLVDEVRLAVFPVVLGAGERFFGEACGRKAMRLVDNRTIGDGLAFLTYEFVQDA; encoded by the coding sequence ATGGGAAAGATCGTGATGAGCGGACCGCAGAACGTCTCGCTCGACGGAGTGGTCCAGGACCCGGACGGTGCGGAGGGCTTCGAGCTGGGCGGCTGGTTCGTCCAGTTCGGCGGCAGCGATCTCGAAGAGTGGAACAAGATCGCGCTGGAGGAGGCGCTGCGCGCCGAGGCATGGCTGCTGGGTCGCAAGAGCTACGAGTTCTTCGGGGCGCGATGGCGGCCCCGCGCCGGCGAGCTCGCGGACCGGCTGAACAGCATGCCCAAGTACGTCGTGTCGTCGACACTCGATGAGCCCGACTGGAACAACACGACGGTTCTGAGGGGCGATGTGTTGACCGAGGTCTCGAAGCTGAAGCAGGAGCTGGACGGAGAGATCGTCGTCCCTGCCAGCTATCGGCTCGGGCACACCCTGATCGAGCACGATCTCGTCGACGAGGTGCGGCTGGCCGTCTTCCCGGTCGTGCTCGGGGCCGGCGAACGGTTCTTCGGCGAGGCCTGTGGCAGGAAGGCCATGCGGTTGGTCGACAACCGGACGATCGGTGACGGCCTGGCCTTCCTCACCTACGAGTTCGTCCAAGACGCCTGA
- a CDS encoding nitroreductase — protein sequence MDVYEAVDSRRAVRAFSDEAVPKEVLERVLTAATRAPSSGNLQPWHMYVVTGEPLAELKGYATARALAGDPGDEREYPMYPDELTSPYLDRFSAAAAQRYEALGIERDDPDRPQKIAALNSEAFGAPVVLFCYLDRTMGPGQWGDAGMYLQTVMLLLRAEGLHSCPQVMWTMYRTTVSRAVGAEGELVLFCGISVGFEKEGVPRLRTGRADMTETVTFIGV from the coding sequence ATGGATGTGTATGAGGCCGTGGACAGTCGCCGGGCCGTGCGGGCGTTCAGCGATGAGGCGGTGCCCAAGGAGGTGCTCGAACGAGTGCTGACCGCAGCGACGCGGGCTCCATCCAGTGGGAACCTCCAGCCGTGGCACATGTATGTCGTGACCGGCGAACCCTTGGCTGAGCTGAAGGGGTATGCGACCGCCAGGGCACTGGCGGGAGACCCGGGTGATGAGCGGGAGTATCCGATGTACCCGGACGAACTGACCTCGCCCTATCTGGACCGCTTCTCTGCCGCGGCGGCTCAGCGGTACGAAGCGCTGGGGATTGAGCGGGACGACCCCGACCGGCCTCAGAAGATCGCTGCCTTGAACTCGGAGGCGTTCGGGGCGCCGGTCGTCTTGTTCTGCTACCTCGACCGGACGATGGGGCCCGGCCAGTGGGGTGACGCGGGGATGTACTTGCAGACGGTGATGCTGTTGCTGAGGGCGGAAGGGTTGCACAGTTGCCCCCAGGTGATGTGGACCATGTACCGCACCACCGTCAGCCGAGCAGTCGGAGCCGAGGGCGAGCTCGTGCTGTTCTGCGGCATCTCGGTGGGATTTGAGAAGGAAGGCGTGCCAAGGCTGCGTACCGGGCGGGCGGACATGACGGAAACGGTGACCTTCATCGGAGTGTGA
- a CDS encoding GNAT family N-acetyltransferase, whose amino-acid sequence MVAACERELFGRVRADLGRIAADLARPGLVPETDTRLVHDRAGQLVARAWVNRRSEVDVHPQHQGRGLGGVLLAWAETRARQAGSARIVQTVPDDDTNAVRLLRSRGYEPMVTQWLLEYLMPEEPALPEPPAGILVRPFRAGDEHGAHRLVEDAFDEW is encoded by the coding sequence TTGGTCGCGGCCTGCGAGCGCGAGCTCTTCGGGCGGGTACGGGCCGATCTCGGCCGCATCGCCGCCGACCTGGCAAGACCTGGCCTGGTTCCGGAGACGGACACCCGTCTGGTCCATGACCGGGCGGGGCAGTTGGTGGCGCGGGCCTGGGTGAACCGGCGCTCCGAGGTGGACGTCCACCCCCAGCACCAGGGCCGTGGCCTGGGTGGTGTGCTCCTGGCCTGGGCCGAGACCCGAGCCAGACAGGCGGGCAGCGCGCGCATCGTCCAGACCGTCCCGGACGACGACACGAACGCCGTCCGGCTGCTGCGCTCGCGCGGATACGAGCCGATGGTGACCCAGTGGCTTCTGGAGTACCTCATGCCGGAGGAGCCCGCTCTACCCGAACCTCCGGCGGGCATCCTCGTTCGGCCGTTCCGCGCCGGCGACGAACACGGCGCACACCGGCTCGTCGAGGATGCCTTCGACGAATGGTAG
- a CDS encoding GNAT family N-acetyltransferase produces the protein MSALAFADGQPVGAALSLDLPDTDEGYIEQVAVRRDHRSRGIARLLLQNAFHAFYEQGRRACTLGTHSDTGALNLYLRVGMTVRHSSTVFRKDL, from the coding sequence ATGTCAGCGCTGGCGTTCGCCGACGGTCAACCGGTGGGTGCCGCGCTCTCGCTGGACCTCCCGGACACCGACGAGGGCTACATCGAGCAGGTCGCGGTGCGCCGCGACCACCGCAGCAGGGGCATCGCCCGCCTCCTGCTCCAGAACGCTTTCCACGCCTTCTACGAGCAGGGTCGGCGGGCCTGCACCCTCGGGACGCACTCGGACACCGGCGCCTTGAACCTCTACCTGCGCGTCGGAATGACGGTCCGGCACAGTTCCACGGTCTTCAGGAAGGACCTGTGA
- a CDS encoding VOC family protein gives MSTIQPVIITADHDVLRGFYTKLFGAEEIFRVPAEGPAFYLGLRIGDTDLGLVARTDLGTGAAPRILLSIAVDDVDETLGRVTALGGSVSGGPNDMPWGQRVAHIQDPDGNPVNLTQPIPAP, from the coding sequence ATGTCCACCATCCAGCCAGTGATCATCACTGCCGACCACGACGTCCTGCGCGGCTTCTACACGAAATTGTTCGGCGCCGAGGAGATCTTCCGGGTACCGGCGGAAGGCCCGGCCTTCTACCTCGGCCTGCGCATCGGCGACACCGACCTCGGGCTGGTGGCCAGGACGGACCTGGGGACCGGGGCGGCACCGCGGATCCTGCTCAGCATCGCTGTCGACGACGTCGACGAGACCCTCGGCCGGGTGACGGCGCTGGGCGGCTCGGTCAGCGGCGGCCCCAACGACATGCCGTGGGGACAACGCGTCGCCCACATCCAGGACCCCGACGGCAACCCGGTGAACCTCACTCAGCCGATCCCGGCTCCGTGA
- a CDS encoding ADP-ribosylglycohydrolase family protein — protein MSSSPQHAHAGLDGLVMGDAFGDGWFTRSDECAEELWAARNLRPAPWLWTDDSAMSFVLFAHLVAHGEIRPDDLAREFAAEYDRDPGRKYGPSMHGVLRRIGEGESWQAVTTGQFGGQGSYGNGAAMRVAPLGAWFRDDLTAVVEQARLSALTTHAHTEAVAGAVAVAVAAALAASSAGQDAPPRAEFLREVASHVPESDVRSGLRVAANFPERTSVRHAASVLGSGTLISAPDTVPFALWSAAGHLDDLPEALWQTVAGWGDRDTTCAIAGGVVASRTGTDGIPAAWRQAREDIPAWSRWDSRATVR, from the coding sequence ATGAGCAGCAGTCCGCAGCACGCCCACGCCGGCCTGGACGGGCTGGTGATGGGGGACGCCTTCGGCGACGGTTGGTTCACGCGGTCCGACGAATGTGCCGAGGAACTGTGGGCCGCGCGGAACCTGCGTCCTGCGCCATGGCTGTGGACGGACGACTCCGCCATGTCGTTCGTGCTGTTCGCCCATCTCGTGGCCCATGGGGAGATCCGTCCGGACGACCTGGCACGGGAGTTCGCCGCCGAGTACGACCGCGACCCCGGGCGCAAGTACGGCCCGTCCATGCACGGCGTGCTGCGTCGTATCGGCGAGGGCGAGAGCTGGCAGGCCGTCACCACGGGGCAGTTCGGCGGACAGGGTTCCTACGGCAACGGCGCCGCGATGCGGGTCGCCCCGCTGGGCGCGTGGTTCCGGGACGACCTCACGGCAGTCGTCGAGCAGGCCCGGTTGTCGGCCCTGACCACCCACGCGCACACGGAGGCTGTCGCGGGGGCCGTGGCCGTAGCGGTCGCCGCCGCGCTGGCGGCCTCCAGCGCGGGTCAGGACGCCCCACCGCGCGCGGAGTTCCTGCGCGAGGTCGCGTCGCACGTGCCCGAGAGTGACGTTCGCTCCGGGCTGCGGGTGGCCGCGAACTTCCCCGAGCGCACTTCGGTGCGTCACGCGGCGTCCGTGCTGGGCTCGGGGACGCTGATCTCGGCTCCGGACACAGTGCCGTTCGCCCTGTGGTCTGCCGCAGGGCACCTCGACGACCTGCCCGAGGCGCTCTGGCAGACCGTGGCCGGGTGGGGCGACCGCGATACGACCTGCGCCATCGCGGGAGGCGTCGTCGCGAGTCGCACGGGCACGGACGGCATCCCGGCCGCCTGGCGGCAGGCCCGCGAGGACATCCCGGCCTGGAGCCGCTGGGATTCTCGCGCGACTGTCCGCTAG
- a CDS encoding DUF5959 family protein, which translates to MAERLDLALLCDDEGNCVRITVLGPLRGVAGGLAAEIVVDTPFVSGRVDLALWRSRLVSWGEALDRLEAGEDIAWLQVQRGPSVFIHLDGQRDCPEVVVEDVLVSMAAVRVPIDLPADWIETHRHLLASVLSAWDDHLSPE; encoded by the coding sequence ATGGCTGAACGGTTGGATCTGGCTCTGTTGTGTGATGACGAGGGCAACTGTGTTCGCATCACGGTGCTCGGGCCTCTGCGGGGTGTGGCTGGAGGGCTTGCCGCGGAGATCGTCGTCGACACGCCGTTCGTGAGCGGCCGGGTGGATCTCGCGTTGTGGCGGTCGCGTCTGGTCTCGTGGGGCGAGGCTCTGGATCGTCTTGAGGCCGGCGAGGACATCGCCTGGTTGCAGGTACAGCGTGGCCCCTCCGTCTTCATCCACCTGGACGGGCAGCGTGACTGCCCCGAGGTTGTGGTCGAGGACGTTCTCGTCTCGATGGCGGCCGTGCGAGTGCCGATCGACCTGCCGGCCGACTGGATCGAAACTCATCGGCACCTGCTCGCCTCCGTACTCAGCGCTTGGGACGATCACCTGTCACCGGAGTGA
- a CDS encoding FAD-dependent oxidoreductase has protein sequence MTGTDHARTALVIGGGIAGPIAAMALREAGIEASVHEAYDSTADGVGGGMTIAPNGQDALDAIGAGDIVRAIGTPVAAMGLRSWTGRDLARFAPPSRLPSLQFVWRAELYRAIYDEAERRSVPVHHGKRLTGATDTGSGVTARFADGTHASADILIGADGIRSTVRSLIDPAAPQPNYGGLVCFGARMHRSGMPSTDGIMYMCFGKRAFFGYQVFDDSSAVWFANLPHRAPMTVAEAQAIGADAWMRTLRTVFADDRTPALEMISRTDAGQLLITGPMENMRGVATWTRGRMTLIGDAAHAASSSSGQGASIAAESAVELARCLRDLPYQQAFAAYERLRRPRVERIIKLGARTNSNKTAGPLGRVLRDLMMPTAMKLINPEKMAWQYDHHIDWNAKAAPPT, from the coding sequence ATGACCGGCACTGACCACGCCCGCACCGCACTGGTCATCGGCGGCGGTATCGCGGGCCCGATCGCCGCGATGGCCCTCCGCGAAGCAGGCATCGAGGCCTCCGTCCACGAGGCGTACGACTCCACGGCCGACGGGGTAGGAGGCGGCATGACCATCGCCCCGAACGGCCAGGACGCCCTCGACGCGATCGGCGCGGGCGACATCGTCCGCGCCATCGGAACTCCGGTCGCCGCGATGGGCCTGCGGAGCTGGACGGGCAGAGATCTCGCACGGTTCGCCCCGCCCTCCCGCCTCCCCTCCCTGCAGTTCGTCTGGCGTGCCGAGCTCTACCGCGCGATCTACGACGAGGCGGAGCGCCGCTCGGTCCCCGTCCACCACGGCAAGCGGCTGACCGGCGCGACCGACACGGGCTCCGGCGTCACCGCGCGCTTCGCGGACGGCACGCACGCGAGCGCCGACATCCTCATCGGCGCCGACGGCATCCGCTCCACCGTCCGCTCCCTGATCGACCCGGCCGCACCCCAGCCGAACTACGGCGGCCTGGTCTGCTTCGGAGCACGGATGCACCGATCGGGGATGCCCTCCACCGACGGCATCATGTACATGTGCTTCGGCAAGCGCGCGTTCTTCGGCTACCAGGTCTTCGACGACTCCTCGGCGGTGTGGTTCGCGAACCTGCCCCACCGGGCCCCGATGACGGTCGCCGAGGCCCAGGCGATCGGCGCTGACGCCTGGATGCGCACCCTGCGGACCGTCTTCGCCGACGACCGCACCCCGGCCCTTGAGATGATCAGCCGTACCGATGCCGGACAACTCCTCATCACCGGACCGATGGAGAACATGCGCGGGGTCGCGACCTGGACCCGCGGCCGCATGACCCTGATCGGCGACGCGGCCCACGCCGCCTCGTCCAGCTCCGGTCAGGGCGCCTCCATCGCCGCCGAAAGCGCCGTCGAACTCGCGCGCTGCCTCAGGGACCTGCCCTACCAGCAGGCCTTCGCGGCGTACGAACGACTGCGCCGTCCCCGCGTCGAACGCATCATCAAGCTCGGCGCCCGCACGAACAGCAACAAGACCGCCGGCCCGCTCGGCCGCGTACTGCGCGACCTCATGATGCCGACGGCCATGAAGCTGATCAACCCGGAGAAGATGGCCTGGCAGTACGACCACCACATCGACTGGAACGCGAAGGCGGCCCCGCCCACGTGA
- a CDS encoding PadR family transcriptional regulator gives MTPSAPRSSPLALTVLALLHYKPLHPYGIQRLVKDWGKEQVVNVRQRASLYRTIERLNGDGLIAVRETGRDQQYPERTVYEVTDAGRETTRAWLEEMLSTPKQEFPEFPAALSNLLLLTSQDMGDVLERRADALAEKLDGLESAMAAEAEQGLPRITRLETEYLRAVTAAELEWVRTVVDDLRAGRLSWSKEQLDALASASAEQ, from the coding sequence ATGACCCCATCCGCTCCCCGCAGCTCCCCCCTCGCCCTGACCGTCCTGGCCCTGCTGCACTACAAGCCGCTGCACCCGTACGGCATCCAGCGGCTGGTCAAGGACTGGGGCAAGGAGCAGGTCGTCAACGTCAGACAGCGCGCGAGCCTGTACCGGACGATCGAGCGGCTCAACGGCGACGGACTGATCGCGGTCCGCGAGACCGGGCGCGATCAGCAGTACCCCGAGCGGACGGTGTACGAAGTCACCGACGCCGGGCGCGAGACCACCCGCGCCTGGCTGGAGGAGATGCTCTCCACGCCCAAGCAGGAGTTCCCGGAGTTCCCGGCCGCCCTGTCGAACCTGCTGCTGCTCACTTCGCAGGACATGGGAGACGTACTCGAACGGCGGGCCGACGCCCTCGCGGAGAAGCTCGACGGGCTGGAATCGGCCATGGCCGCGGAGGCGGAACAGGGGCTGCCGCGCATCACCCGCCTGGAGACCGAGTACCTGCGGGCCGTGACGGCGGCGGAGCTGGAATGGGTGCGCACGGTGGTCGACGACCTACGGGCCGGCAGGCTCTCATGGTCGAAGGAGCAGTTGGACGCCCTCGCGTCGGCGTCGGCGGAGCAGTGA
- a CDS encoding DUF4440 domain-containing protein — protein MSKIEIDVLTAEFFGAFDNRGGKAADVARIRRLVLPGGVIVKTGPEFTVYTVDEFIEPRRLLLGNGRLVEFSEWETSERTEIAGDIASRFGEYRKSGILDGEPFEGGGTKTIQFVRTSDGWRIAAFSWYDQP, from the coding sequence ATGTCCAAGATCGAGATAGACGTCCTGACCGCCGAGTTCTTCGGTGCCTTCGACAACCGCGGCGGCAAGGCCGCCGACGTGGCCCGGATCCGCCGGCTGGTCCTTCCCGGTGGCGTGATCGTCAAGACCGGCCCGGAGTTCACGGTCTACACCGTGGACGAGTTCATCGAGCCGCGACGGCTGCTGCTGGGCAACGGTCGGCTGGTCGAGTTCTCCGAGTGGGAGACCTCTGAACGGACAGAGATCGCGGGCGATATCGCGTCGCGGTTCGGCGAGTACCGGAAGTCCGGGATCTTGGACGGTGAGCCGTTCGAGGGAGGCGGGACCAAGACCATCCAGTTCGTCCGCACCTCGGACGGCTGGCGGATCGCGGCGTTCTCCTGGTACGACCAGCCCTGA
- a CDS encoding GNAT family N-acetyltransferase, which produces MEDLGSVAWPPEPIRTERLVLREAEARDRAGFIDLLASPEVHTYLGGPRPRHALERELSGVPERWPGSFVVDLDGSMIGQILLRRTTGHSRPAAAGKADLGYLFLPRAWGFGYAAEACAAALGWLAGALPGESVMLTTQTANVGSMRLAAKLGFTEVERFEAWGAEQWLGMRSPVTPSG; this is translated from the coding sequence ATGGAAGATCTGGGGTCCGTGGCGTGGCCGCCCGAGCCGATCAGGACCGAGAGGCTCGTGCTCCGCGAGGCCGAGGCGCGGGACCGTGCGGGGTTCATCGACCTGCTGGCATCGCCGGAGGTGCACACCTACCTCGGCGGACCCCGGCCGCGTCACGCGCTTGAGCGCGAGTTGTCCGGGGTGCCCGAGCGGTGGCCCGGGAGCTTCGTCGTTGATCTCGACGGGTCGATGATCGGCCAGATCCTGCTCAGGAGAACCACGGGGCACAGTCGCCCGGCTGCCGCGGGGAAGGCCGATCTCGGCTACCTGTTCCTGCCGCGCGCGTGGGGGTTCGGCTACGCCGCCGAGGCGTGCGCTGCGGCACTCGGCTGGCTCGCCGGTGCGCTTCCCGGCGAGTCGGTGATGCTCACCACCCAGACCGCCAACGTCGGCTCGATGCGTCTCGCGGCGAAGCTGGGGTTCACCGAGGTGGAGCGGTTCGAGGCCTGGGGCGCCGAGCAGTGGCTCGGCATGCGGTCCCCGGTCACGCCGTCCGGTTGA
- a CDS encoding DUF3224 domain-containing protein, producing the protein MRATATFTVKAFVPTELKPEPAVPTGLPVGVATMEKDFAGEAAGHSATLFTAAFDQSTGVGTYVAMESFEGSLHGREGAFNFVHSATTSGSDRTAEFFTIVPSSGTRELTGISGAGGMAVDADGTHRIWFDYQLD; encoded by the coding sequence ATGAGAGCTACGGCAACTTTCACCGTCAAGGCGTTCGTCCCGACCGAGCTGAAGCCCGAGCCGGCCGTGCCCACCGGGCTGCCGGTAGGTGTCGCGACCATGGAGAAGGACTTCGCGGGAGAGGCCGCGGGGCACTCGGCGACCCTTTTCACCGCCGCGTTCGACCAGTCGACCGGCGTCGGCACCTATGTGGCGATGGAGTCGTTCGAAGGTTCACTGCACGGGCGGGAGGGCGCCTTCAACTTCGTGCACTCGGCGACCACGTCCGGCAGCGACCGCACCGCGGAGTTCTTCACCATCGTGCCGTCGAGCGGCACCCGCGAGCTGACCGGGATCTCCGGTGCCGGAGGGATGGCCGTCGACGCCGACGGCACGCACCGCATCTGGTTCGACTACCAACTCGACTGA
- a CDS encoding alpha/beta fold hydrolase has protein sequence MPQLEVDGAALTYDDEGPRDGDGVPLVFIHGWTANRHRWDHQMDHFAQKRRVVRLDLRGHGDSGGSGRRTVGELAGDVLAVLDHLEIDRFVLIGHSMGGMIAQTLTLDHPERVERLVLVNSISRMTYSRGRGLLMAVSTLVPFKLFVAANIQRAFAPGYPREKIREYVRASAGTPQEVVMTCYGAMRSFDVLDRLGEIRTPTLLVHGFHDIQLPVWQMLRMAKAYPDAVVRIVDAGHELPVEKPAELTDVVARFV, from the coding sequence ATGCCGCAGCTCGAAGTCGACGGCGCCGCGCTGACGTACGACGACGAGGGCCCCCGCGACGGTGACGGCGTGCCCCTGGTGTTCATCCACGGCTGGACCGCCAACCGGCACCGCTGGGACCACCAGATGGACCACTTCGCCCAGAAGCGCCGGGTCGTCCGGCTGGACCTGCGCGGACACGGGGACAGTGGCGGATCGGGGCGGCGGACGGTGGGGGAGCTGGCCGGTGACGTTCTCGCCGTCCTCGACCACCTGGAGATCGACCGGTTCGTACTCATCGGCCACTCGATGGGAGGGATGATCGCGCAGACCCTGACGCTCGACCACCCCGAGCGGGTCGAGCGGCTGGTGCTGGTGAACTCGATCAGCAGGATGACCTACAGCCGGGGGAGGGGACTGCTGATGGCGGTCTCGACCCTGGTGCCGTTCAAGCTGTTCGTGGCCGCCAACATCCAGCGGGCCTTCGCCCCCGGCTACCCGCGCGAGAAGATCCGCGAGTACGTCCGGGCCTCGGCGGGCACGCCCCAGGAAGTGGTCATGACGTGCTACGGCGCCATGCGGTCGTTCGACGTCCTCGACCGGCTGGGGGAGATCCGCACCCCCACCCTCCTGGTCCACGGCTTCCACGACATCCAACTGCCCGTCTGGCAGATGCTGAGGATGGCGAAGGCGTACCCGGATGCCGTGGTCCGGATCGTGGACGCCGGCCACGAACTGCCCGTGGAGAAGCCGGCCGAACTCACCGACGTGGTGGCCCGGTTCGTGTGA
- a CDS encoding alpha/beta hydrolase encodes MIFRTTNSNSRTRPTIRKVRTGTALRPLRHRLDPARVEEIPFRAGDGVRLGLTRIDSGEQDRPAVLLLHGHTASADMFLLPETRNLVDVLLDDGYEPWLLDWRGSCRLPYNETGQRYTYDDVALHDIPEAVSRIRERIGDRPLFVVAHCIGSLTLSLSMTAGLVPGLAGVVSQGVFLTPKLAGRTSLRMTVAGELLKNRIDHIPVDFRKVGLRSKYTPLFALASRGAGCPDPTCQILHNSAWGSGASLFLHENLSDATHDRLAELLGPAPLWILPHLRRIELARSVVRWHDTDHRYRALPPNALDAAARIDTPVLLLAGSENGLWLDSQKLCHEVLAHRQPQLDVSYTEIPAYGHLDTFLGRAAALDVFGHILEFLGERR; translated from the coding sequence ATGATTTTCAGAACCACCAACTCCAACTCCCGCACCAGGCCGACGATCCGCAAGGTCAGGACAGGCACGGCCCTGCGGCCGCTGCGCCACCGCCTCGACCCGGCACGGGTCGAGGAGATCCCCTTCAGAGCCGGGGACGGCGTACGTCTCGGTCTCACCCGGATCGACAGCGGCGAGCAGGACCGGCCCGCCGTGCTGCTCCTGCACGGGCACACCGCGTCCGCCGACATGTTCCTGCTCCCCGAGACCCGCAACCTGGTCGACGTCCTGCTCGACGACGGCTACGAGCCCTGGCTGCTCGACTGGCGGGGCAGTTGCCGGCTTCCCTACAACGAGACGGGCCAGAGGTACACCTACGACGACGTCGCACTCCACGACATCCCCGAGGCCGTCTCCCGCATCCGTGAACGCATCGGCGACCGGCCGCTGTTCGTGGTGGCCCACTGCATCGGCTCCCTCACCCTGTCGCTGAGCATGACGGCGGGGCTGGTACCCGGACTCGCCGGCGTCGTCTCGCAAGGCGTGTTCCTGACCCCGAAGCTGGCGGGACGCACCTCCCTGCGGATGACGGTGGCGGGTGAGCTGCTCAAGAACCGGATCGACCACATCCCGGTGGACTTCCGCAAGGTGGGTCTCCGGTCCAAGTACACGCCCCTGTTCGCGCTGGCCTCCCGCGGGGCGGGCTGCCCGGACCCGACCTGCCAGATCCTGCACAACTCGGCCTGGGGTTCGGGGGCTTCGCTGTTCCTGCACGAGAACCTGTCCGACGCCACCCACGACCGGCTCGCCGAACTCCTCGGGCCGGCGCCCCTGTGGATCCTGCCGCACCTGCGCCGCATCGAACTGGCCCGCAGCGTCGTCCGCTGGCACGACACCGACCACCGCTACCGGGCGCTGCCGCCCAACGCGCTGGACGCGGCCGCCCGCATCGACACCCCGGTGCTGCTGCTGGCGGGCAGCGAGAACGGACTGTGGCTGGACTCGCAGAAGCTCTGCCATGAGGTGCTGGCACACCGCCAGCCCCAGCTGGACGTGTCGTACACCGAGATCCCCGCCTACGGTCACCTGGACACGTTCCTGGGCCGGGCCGCCGCCCTCGACGTGTTCGGGCACATCCTCGAATTCCTCGGCGAACGACGGTGA